The Alphaproteobacteria bacterium US3C007 genomic interval GGAGATTACATCGTATCGCATGAGCGCAAACCGGGCATTGGCCCATTGGCAGGCTTTCGCGGCGATGGCAGCGATTCCGGGCGCGGAGCGCCAAATCCAAAACAGCTTGAGCGCTATATCGAAAATGGTGGTTTTTTCGTTGAGCATGTTCCCGAAGGTGCCAATTACTATAAGCCTTGGAACAGCGCCTATCAGGATTGGGCCGTGAAAATGGGCATTATTGACAGCCCGCAACCCTATTTATTTCAACTCTATGTCGAGCCAATGCGTAAATTCCAACGCGCGGCAGAAGGCCATGGCGACAGACAACCGCCAGAGCATCTGCGCGATCGGATCAAAGAAACGCTGGATCCCCTGCCAATTTGGTATGCGCCCGCAGAGGATTCGCATATCGACCTGACAGAATATCCGATCCATGCCTTAACCCAGCGCCCAATGGCGATGTATCATAGCTGGGGTACGCAAAATGCCTGGTTAAGGCAGATCCATGGGATGAACCCGCTATATTTGCCGAGCAAATTGATGCAAGAAAATAACTTGATTGATGGCGAATGGGCAAAAGTAAGCTCAGTCCATGGCAATATTACTGTCCCGGTGATGGAAATGGCCGCGTTAAACGAAAATACCGTCTGGACATGGAACGCGATTGGCAAGCGCAAAGGGGCCTGGGCTCTGGACGAACAAGCCCCCGAAGCCACCAAAGGGTTTCTGCTCAACCATCTGATCCACGAGCTACTCCCCCCTAAGGGCGATGGTTTGCGGTGGGCCAATTCAGACCCGATCACGGGGCAAGCCGCGTGGTTTGATTTGCGCGTGAAAATTGAAAAAGCACCGCCGCCAAGCGAAAGCCAACCGGCTTTACCCACACTGAACTCTCCTGTTCAGCCAGGACCGAAAAATCTAGAATGGAAGGTGGGAGAATGACAACCTTACCCACGCAAACCAACCGCAAGCTGGGGCTTGTGATTGATCTTGATACATGTGTTGGCTGCCATGCCTGCGTGATCAGCTGCAAAGGCTGGAACACTGAAAATTATGGCGCCCCGCTCAGCGATCAAGATGCCTATGGCGGCAATCCAAGCGGTACCTTTTTGAACCGCGTACACAGCTATGAAATGCAACCCGAACAGGGCGGCGCGGCGCAATTGGTACATTTTCCAAAATCCTGCCTGCATTGCGAAGACGCCCCATGCGTTACCGTCTGCCCGACAGGCGCCAGCTACAAGCGCGTTGAAGACGGCATTGTCTTGGTGAATGAAAGTGATTGTATCGGCTGTGGCCTATGCGCCTGGGCCTGCCCCTATGGCGCGCGCGAATTGGATGCGGCTGCCGGCGTCATGAAGAAATGTACGCTCTGCGTGGATCGGATTTATAATGAAAACCTACCCGAAGAAGATCGCGAACCCGCTTGCGTGCGCACCTGCCCTGCAGGCGCCCGCCATTTTGGTGATTTCGCCGATCCCGACAGCCATGTAAGCCAGCTAAGCGCAGCGCGCGGCGGTATGGATTTAATGCCCGAACAAGGGACAAAACCGGTGAATAAATATCTGCCACCGCGGCCAAAAGATACGATGGATGAAATTGATATTTTGGCCCCGTTCTTAGAGCCCGTGGCCGAAGAGACCACGGGGTTTATGGCTTGGCTCGATAAAACTTTGGAGAAAATCTAATGCATCCAGCGCCTTCCGTTATTATTTTCACTTCGCTGACGGGCCTTGGCTTTGGGCTTTTGGTCTTTTTAGGGCTTGGCCTGCCCGATACTTCTGGAGTCGTGGCCTTTGTCTTCTTTGCAATCGCTTATCTGCTAGCCATTGGCGGTTTGATTTCCTCGACGTTCCATTTGGGGCGCCCCGAACGCGCAATTAAAGCCTTTTTGCAATGGCGCAGCAGCTGGTTGAGCCGCGAAGCGTGGCTGGCAGTGGCATCTTTGCTCGTGATGGCGATTTACGGCGCAGGTTTGGTGTTTCTTGATACACGCTGGGGCGTATTGGGCGTGATCGGTTCCGCCCTATCCTTGGCCACTGTGTTTTCAACAGCGATGATTTATGCGCAATTAAAAACCGTACCCCGCTGGAACACTGCCCTAACCCCATTGCTGTTTATCACGCTTGCTCTAACCGGAGGGGCAATCCTGTCTGGATCTGTGGATACGGCGCTTTTAATGTTAATTTCTGCCGGCATCGTTCAAATCGTGTATTGGATCAACGGCGATCAAGCTCTGGCCCGCTCTGGCACCAGCATGGCCAGCGCCACGGGATTGGCTGCCATGGGAACAGTCAAAGCCTTTGAACCACCGCATACAGGCACCAATTATCTGCTGAGAGAGTTTGTGCATATCGTGGGCCGCAAACATGCTGCAAAGCTACGCGTCATCGCGCTTATTTTGATGATTGGTACGCCAACTTTATTTTTGTCACTGCCCTTCAATCACTGGCTCGCGCTTGGCGCTGTGGCCACCCATATCGCGGGTGTCTTTACCTCTCGTTGGCTGTTCTTTGCTCAGGCGGAACATGTTGTTGGATTATATTACGGAAAACGATAGCCGCAGCACGAAAACTCTACATGCAGCGGCGGATCTAGCCGCTGTTAAGGCGCCGGCATCCGAGCTGTTTATAGATCCGGCAGCTTGGGCATAAGACTTTGGTTACGGTATAATGTCAGCTCATGGGTGCGGCTTGAAAAAGGGTACCCGACTGCCACAGCCGGTTTAGAAACACGCGCTCCCTCCCCCCTCTCAACGGTGCCCAAATGGGATCCACAGGTTGAACAAAATGATCTGCAGTGAATGGTGCATTAAACGCTTGCGGGGGATGTCGGGGCGTACGGCCACTCTATGACGGCGACTTCATCAAGCCAAGGCCAGCTCGCTGCACACTTCATAGCGCCAATGGCTTCCGGGGCCGCCGGCATCCTGTCAATTGGCCCCCGCAGGCAGCGTTTTGGCGCTGCACAAGCGCGCGATTGTTCAGCGCATAAACGCTGTTAAAGACCAAAAAAAAGCCCGAAGGCGCGCTTCGAGCTTTTCATATCTTGAATTTCAAAGACCAATCAGTGAAGCTTTTGTCCGACTTCCGCAATCGACCCATCGATCAATTTGTTCGCTTGCGCCGCGCTCATCTGCTCGGCAATCAAGCCACGCGCCGCCGCAATTGCCACGCTGACCGCTTGATCGCGCACTTCTCGCTCGGCCGCAGCCTGCGCAGACGTGATCCGATCCTCAGCAGCGGCCAGACGCCGTTCAATTGACGCTTGCAGGTCCGCTTTGCCTTGTTCAGCGGCGCTTGCAGCTTCTGCCCGGGCTGCCTCTACAATACGATCAGCCTGTTCTTGAACCTCTTTTTGCTTCCGCTCATATTCGGCCAAAATTCCTTGGGCTTCTTCGCGCAAAAGACGCGCTTGATCCAAGTCAGCTTGAATGCCTTCGGCGCGTTGATCCAGCAATTTCCCGATCATCGCGGGCACTTTGAGATAAATCAACGCCGCAATGAACAGAATAAACGCCAATAAAACGATGAAATTGGTATTTTTCAGCGACACAAACGGGCCAGAGGCAGCCCAAGCTGGGCTCGATAAAACCGCAAAGAGAAGAGGTGTAATATAACGCATGTTCTTAACCCTTCATCTCTTGCTTCACAGCAGCAGTAACGGCTTTCGTATCGCTCTTGCCGCCCAATGCCACGACCAAATCGGCGGTCGTTGCCGCGGCGACTTCCTTGACGCTGGCAAGGGCATTGCTGCGAATTTCGGCGATCGCCTCTTCACCGGCTTTTGCCTTTTCCGAAATTTGCGCATCGGCCGTGGCAATCGCCGCATCAAGCTCTTCTTTGATTTCGGCTTTGGTTGCCTCAACAATCCGCGCTGCCTCAGAGCGCGCATCATTCAGCGCTTTGTTATAGGCGGCTTCGGCTGAGACTGCTTTTTCTTTTAGTTCCTCTGCCATCGCAACGTCGTGGCTGATCGTTCCTTGGCGTTCGGCCAATACGGCCGCGATCCGTGGCAAAGCAAGCTTTGATAGAATCAGATAAATGGCAATTAAAGTGACCAGAAGCCAAAAAATCTGGTTTCCAAATGTTGAGAAATCCAATTGGGGCAAACCGCCCTCGGATGCCTCGGCAGCTTTGGATGCGGCAGTGGTGGTAGATGATGCCATCTCGTTCTCCGTCCTACGCGAAACCATTAGGATGAACGCGCCTTGCGTTCATCCCGCTCTTAGGTTCTTGCGTCGTGTGCTTAAACAGCAAACATCAACAGCAAAGCAACGAGGAATGAGAAAATACCCAATGCTTCGGCAAACGCGATACCGATAAACATCGTGGCTGTTTGTGCCGCTGCAGCGGATGGGTTTCTCAAAGCGCCCGCCAGAAAGTTTCCGACTACATGCCCAACGCCGATTGCGGCTCCGCCCATGCCTGTGCAGGCAAGTCCGGCTCCAATGTAAGCACCCATTTGTACGATATCGCCTTCCATGGCTTTCTCCTTCGTGTTTATTCTGGTTCGTTGTTAAAGATTAATGATGAGGGTGAAGTGCGTCCTTCAGATAAACGCACGTCAAAATAGCGAACACATAGGCCTGGATGAACGAAACCAAAACCTCGAGCGCGTAAATGGTCGAAATTGCAAGGACAGATAGCGGCGCGATCGCGGCGATGCCTGCAAATGCTGCAAACACCTTAATCACAGCGTGGCCCGCCATCATATTACCAGCAAGCCTGATTGAATGACTTACGGGGCGTACAAAGTAAGAAATGACTTCGATCAAAGCCAAAATTGGCCGCAGTGGTAAAGGCGCCGAAGAAATCCAAAACAGCGACAAGAAAGAAGCCCCATTTTTGGCAAACCCAATGATGGTTACCGCCAAAAATACCGCCATCGCCATCACCGCCGTCACCGCGATGTGCGATGTGGTGGTAAAGGACATCGGCAACAGCCCCAAAAAGTTGGCGCACAGGATAAACATAAATAGCGTCATGATATAGGGAAAATATCCAACCGCGTCTTTTCCGGCGACATCCTCAACCATCTTGTAAATAAATCCGTAAACCAACTCACCGATCGACTGACTACGGCTGGGAATGATTCCGCGATGCGAGGTGCCAAAAACCATAATCGCCAAAACTGCAACCACGGTCAAAGCCATCCATAAGGTTACGTTTGTGATCGTGTACCAATGCACCTCATTGCCCGCAAACAATGGTTGCACAATAAACTGATCCATCGGATGGAACGCCAGACCAGAGCCTTCACTTTGCGCTTCGCTTGCCACGATCAATCCTCTTCTTCATCCTTGGCCAATTCGGCCATCTGCTTTTCCTGGATTTCTTTTGCAGACCGCAACATAGTGCGCACGCCTGCTATGAAACCCAACATCGTAAAGGCAACTAAGAATACGGGTATCGTTCCAAATAGAACATCCAAACCGTATCCAATGCCAAAACCAATCCCAAGACCGGCCACCAACTCAATCACCATTCGCCATGCTAGTTGCGCAGCTTTGTGATGATCTTCTGCCTTTTCCTCTGGTTTAGCCCCCGATTTTGCCGCTTCGATACGCGCCGTTAGCGCTTCAAGCGGATTCCTATCATCGGGGCCAGTCACCTTCGCACTCCAGCAAAATTTCCGCTGGTGTAGTCTGGGTGCCGCGCCGAGTCAACCGCCTGATTCAAACCCGATAATAGCCAGTAAGCCCATGATAGTTATATGTTTTATTTTTAACCCGTACTACCTAGCCAGCCTATCCTTATTGGAAAATGCCCAAAACACGAATTTTTGCATATTCAACCATTCGGTTGACGATCCGAACCAGCGACTTTTAAATGGGCGTATGGACCAACAAATTGATTTGATCTTTGCAGCTATGGCAGATGCCACGCGGCGCAACATCCTAACGCTTTTGCTCGAAGATGATATGGCAGTGAGCGATGTCGCCGAACCTTTCGCAATATCTTTGGCGGCCGTGTCCAAACATTTGGCTATTTTAACGCGCGCTGGATTGATCAGCCAAGAAAAACGCGGCCGGGTGAAATGGTGCAAACTTGAACCGGATGCGATGCGTGCTGCCAGCATATGGCTGCAAGGGTTTGGGCAATTTGACGCTGTAGATCTTGACCAGTTCGAGCAGTTTCTCAAATCAGAATTGCCCGCAAGCGATTTTTGACGTTTGTAAAAAGGTGAAACGCCCCCCATCCGCAAACGGCGTCTTGATTTGCCTAAAATTTGCTTGCTATTCAGGCGCAACGTGCAGCTTTGGTTGACACTGCCGCATTTAACGATTAGATCGCCCTCAACTTATAGGAAGCAGTAAACTTCCGGTCCAAGGCATGTTCAGGATCGCCCCCCGTCAGCGAGGTTTCGCCCACGGGGGCAATTTTGGTTTTAGAACACTTAAACGGACCGGTGTGAGCCGCGCAGCAATGAAGGAGCGCTTAATGTTTGAAAACCTGTCCGAACGCCTCTCTGGTGTTTTCGATCGGCTGACCAAACAGGGTGCGCTGTCCGAAGACGACGTTAAAACAGCGCTGCGCGAGGTCAGGGTCGCCCTGCTTGAGGCGGATGTCTCGCTGGGCATCGCGCGTGATTTTGTGAAAGCCGTCCAAGAAAAAGCCACGGGGCAATCGGTCACAAAATCAGTGACTCCAGGCCAGCAAGTCGTAAAGATCGTTCATGATGAACTGGTACACGTGCTGGCCGGAAGCGAAGATCCCGGTGCGTTGAAAATTGACAGCGCGCCAGCACCCATTTTGATGGTGGGTTTGCAAGGCTCGGGCAAAACGACCACCACGGCAAAACTTGCAAAGCGTTTGAAAGAGAAAGATGGCAAACGCATTTTGATGGCCTCGCTCGATGTCAACCGCCCCGCGGCGATGGAACAATTGCAGATTCTAGGTCGGCAAATCGGTGTCGACACATTGCCGATTGTAAAGGGCGAAGATCCTGTAAAAATCGCCAAACGCGCTAAAACACAAGCCAGTTTAGGTGGCTATGACGTTTACATATTGGACACAGCAGGCCGGTTGCATATCGATCAGGAATTGATTGCGCAAGCCGCCGCGGTGCGCGATGTTGCCCAGCCGCGCGAAACATTATTGGTCGTCGATGGCTTAACCGGTCAAGACGCTGTGAACGTGGCCACCGAATTTGATGATAAAATTGGCGTCACGGGCGTTGTATTGACCCGCATGGATGGCGATGGCCGCGGCGGCGCCGCGCTTTCAATGCGCGCCGTTACCGGCAAACCAATCCGGTTTGTGGGCTTAGGTGAGAAAATGGAGGCGCTAGAGCTGTTCGAACCCGAGCGGGTTGCGGGCCGCATT includes:
- a CDS encoding 4Fe-4S dicluster domain-containing protein, which codes for MTTLPTQTNRKLGLVIDLDTCVGCHACVISCKGWNTENYGAPLSDQDAYGGNPSGTFLNRVHSYEMQPEQGGAAQLVHFPKSCLHCEDAPCVTVCPTGASYKRVEDGIVLVNESDCIGCGLCAWACPYGARELDAAAGVMKKCTLCVDRIYNENLPEEDREPACVRTCPAGARHFGDFADPDSHVSQLSAARGGMDLMPEQGTKPVNKYLPPRPKDTMDEIDILAPFLEPVAEETTGFMAWLDKTLEKI
- a CDS encoding DmsC/YnfH family molybdoenzyme membrane anchor subunit, yielding MHPAPSVIIFTSLTGLGFGLLVFLGLGLPDTSGVVAFVFFAIAYLLAIGGLISSTFHLGRPERAIKAFLQWRSSWLSREAWLAVASLLVMAIYGAGLVFLDTRWGVLGVIGSALSLATVFSTAMIYAQLKTVPRWNTALTPLLFITLALTGGAILSGSVDTALLMLISAGIVQIVYWINGDQALARSGTSMASATGLAAMGTVKAFEPPHTGTNYLLREFVHIVGRKHAAKLRVIALILMIGTPTLFLSLPFNHWLALGAVATHIAGVFTSRWLFFAQAEHVVGLYYGKR
- a CDS encoding F0F1 ATP synthase subunit B, translating into MRYITPLLFAVLSSPAWAASGPFVSLKNTNFIVLLAFILFIAALIYLKVPAMIGKLLDQRAEGIQADLDQARLLREEAQGILAEYERKQKEVQEQADRIVEAARAEAASAAEQGKADLQASIERRLAAAEDRITSAQAAAEREVRDQAVSVAIAAARGLIAEQMSAAQANKLIDGSIAEVGQKLH
- a CDS encoding F0F1 ATP synthase subunit B' — its product is MASSTTTAASKAAEASEGGLPQLDFSTFGNQIFWLLVTLIAIYLILSKLALPRIAAVLAERQGTISHDVAMAEELKEKAVSAEAAYNKALNDARSEAARIVEATKAEIKEELDAAIATADAQISEKAKAGEEAIAEIRSNALASVKEVAAATTADLVVALGGKSDTKAVTAAVKQEMKG
- a CDS encoding F0F1 ATP synthase subunit C, whose product is MEGDIVQMGAYIGAGLACTGMGGAAIGVGHVVGNFLAGALRNPSAAAAQTATMFIGIAFAEALGIFSFLVALLLMFAV
- a CDS encoding F0F1 ATP synthase subunit A — protein: MASEAQSEGSGLAFHPMDQFIVQPLFAGNEVHWYTITNVTLWMALTVVAVLAIMVFGTSHRGIIPSRSQSIGELVYGFIYKMVEDVAGKDAVGYFPYIMTLFMFILCANFLGLLPMSFTTTSHIAVTAVMAMAVFLAVTIIGFAKNGASFLSLFWISSAPLPLRPILALIEVISYFVRPVSHSIRLAGNMMAGHAVIKVFAAFAGIAAIAPLSVLAISTIYALEVLVSFIQAYVFAILTCVYLKDALHPHH
- a CDS encoding AtpZ/AtpI family protein translates to MTGPDDRNPLEALTARIEAAKSGAKPEEKAEDHHKAAQLAWRMVIELVAGLGIGFGIGYGLDVLFGTIPVFLVAFTMLGFIAGVRTMLRSAKEIQEKQMAELAKDEEED
- a CDS encoding metalloregulator ArsR/SmtB family transcription factor, with the protein product MDQQIDLIFAAMADATRRNILTLLLEDDMAVSDVAEPFAISLAAVSKHLAILTRAGLISQEKRGRVKWCKLEPDAMRAASIWLQGFGQFDAVDLDQFEQFLKSELPASDF
- the ffh gene encoding signal recognition particle protein, translating into MFENLSERLSGVFDRLTKQGALSEDDVKTALREVRVALLEADVSLGIARDFVKAVQEKATGQSVTKSVTPGQQVVKIVHDELVHVLAGSEDPGALKIDSAPAPILMVGLQGSGKTTTTAKLAKRLKEKDGKRILMASLDVNRPAAMEQLQILGRQIGVDTLPIVKGEDPVKIAKRAKTQASLGGYDVYILDTAGRLHIDQELIAQAAAVRDVAQPRETLLVVDGLTGQDAVNVATEFDDKIGVTGVVLTRMDGDGRGGAALSMRAVTGKPIRFVGLGEKMEALELFEPERVAGRILGMGDIVALVEKAQETIEAEQAERMMKRFQKGQFNMNDMKSQLEQMMKMGGIESIMGMMPGMGKMAKQASEAGMDDKVFKRQIALIQSMTKKERANPQILQASRKKRIAAGAGLEVSELNKLLKMQRQMGDMMKKMGKMGKGGMLKQAMRGMFGKGGMPPGMDPSQMDPKALEAAAKQMGGAGLGKMPGGLPGLGGGALPPGLSGFGKKK